In Sphingomonas sp. PAMC26645, one DNA window encodes the following:
- a CDS encoding glycosyltransferase, with product MAAPVNILHLHSSFDLGGKEARAVRLMNAFGDRAKHTIVSGVPDALSARDSIAKGVRYEIAQNPPPLTGKPSVARYEAIAQYMRRFDLVLTYNWGAIDGAMARRAFAKGAPPLVHHEDGFNADEAGGLKIERNIYRRLALGAAHALAVPSEVLEGIALKTWKQPRERVHRIVNGIGTAYYAQRPEPKAIPGFTPNAKEVVIGALVGLREVKDLTALVRAVGGVSGRVRLVIVGEGPERANILQAAAAMGMADKLVLPGFLDRPYRYIGHFDMLALSSRSEQFPISVVEAMAAGLPIASYPVGDIRRMVSAENLPFVTELPGEVRLRDALQALVADPALRASVGAANQAKARAEFDEAVMIARYRALYEDALGRPGVLGELLT from the coding sequence ATGGCCGCTCCCGTCAACATCCTCCACCTCCACTCCTCGTTCGACCTAGGAGGGAAGGAGGCGCGCGCGGTTCGGCTCATGAATGCGTTCGGCGATCGCGCGAAACACACCATCGTGTCGGGCGTGCCCGATGCGCTAAGCGCGCGGGACTCGATCGCGAAGGGGGTGCGCTACGAGATCGCGCAGAACCCGCCGCCGCTGACGGGCAAGCCTTCGGTCGCGCGCTACGAGGCGATAGCGCAGTATATGCGGCGGTTCGACCTGGTGCTGACGTACAACTGGGGTGCGATCGACGGGGCGATGGCGCGACGGGCGTTCGCCAAGGGCGCGCCGCCGCTGGTGCATCACGAGGACGGGTTCAACGCGGACGAAGCGGGCGGGCTCAAGATCGAGCGCAACATCTACCGGCGGCTCGCGCTGGGCGCGGCGCATGCGCTGGCGGTGCCGTCCGAGGTGCTGGAAGGCATCGCGCTGAAGACGTGGAAGCAGCCGCGCGAGCGGGTCCACCGGATCGTCAACGGGATCGGCACCGCCTATTACGCGCAAAGGCCCGAACCCAAGGCGATTCCGGGGTTTACGCCCAACGCCAAGGAAGTCGTGATCGGCGCGCTGGTGGGCTTGCGCGAGGTGAAGGACCTGACTGCGCTGGTGCGTGCGGTCGGTGGCGTTTCCGGGCGGGTTCGCCTCGTGATCGTCGGGGAGGGGCCGGAGCGCGCGAACATACTGCAGGCCGCCGCGGCGATGGGGATGGCGGACAAGCTGGTACTGCCCGGATTCCTCGATCGGCCGTACCGCTATATCGGCCATTTCGACATGCTGGCGCTGTCGTCGCGGAGCGAGCAGTTTCCGATCTCGGTGGTCGAGGCGATGGCGGCCGGCTTGCCGATCGCGAGCTACCCGGTCGGCGATATCAGGCGGATGGTCTCGGCGGAGAATTTGCCGTTCGTGACTGAACTCCCCGGCGAAGTGCGGTTACGCGACGCGTTGCAGGCGCTGGTCGCCGATCCGGCGTTGCGCGCCTCGGTCGGCGCCGCGAACCAGGCCAAGGCGCGGGCTGAATTCGACGAAGCGGTTATGATCGCTCGCTATCGTGCGCTGTACGAGGATGCACTCGGTCGGCCTGGCGTACTAGGCGAACTACTAACCTAG
- a CDS encoding glycosidase, protein MFDQLVFTPADIDLSRSPLAGKVGAETYVLGAFNPGMTRLANGNLMLMVRVAEALKQPVKNGNVHAIRWQDGAYLLDAWPLQMVDTKDPRKFLIPGGGWKVMALTSLSWLLPVELEPEGRSVVAVHYDKAIAPRTSYQCYGVEDARISKVGDRYLMTTCSVSPERHSTTLYSSADALDWQLEGIVLDHQNKDMLIFEGLIGGQYWAQTRPLGDLYFAYPPGSEWRSGPSINLSRSPDALHWKPHDKPGIRPHAATVATARMGGGAPPILTDRGWLTLWHGVEPSGVVGIYRTYWSILDKDDPSITVATEHTALLEPNPTLTEPLKDSMYLDNVVFTTGIADAGDFYVVASGEADLACRITHIAKAVFAG, encoded by the coding sequence ATGTTCGATCAGCTCGTCTTCACCCCCGCCGACATCGACCTGTCGCGCTCGCCGCTGGCGGGGAAGGTCGGCGCCGAAACTTATGTGCTCGGCGCGTTCAATCCCGGGATGACGCGGCTGGCGAACGGCAATCTAATGCTGATGGTGCGCGTCGCCGAGGCGCTCAAGCAGCCGGTCAAGAACGGCAACGTCCACGCAATCCGTTGGCAGGACGGTGCGTACCTGCTCGATGCGTGGCCGTTGCAGATGGTGGACACCAAGGATCCGCGCAAATTCCTGATCCCCGGCGGCGGGTGGAAGGTGATGGCGCTGACGTCGCTGTCGTGGCTGTTGCCGGTCGAGCTCGAGCCTGAGGGCCGCTCGGTGGTCGCGGTGCATTACGACAAGGCGATCGCGCCGCGCACCTCGTACCAATGCTACGGCGTCGAGGATGCGCGGATCTCGAAGGTCGGCGATCGGTATCTGATGACCACCTGTTCCGTAAGCCCGGAGCGGCATTCGACGACGCTATATTCGTCCGCTGATGCGCTCGACTGGCAGCTCGAGGGGATCGTCCTCGACCATCAGAACAAGGACATGCTGATCTTCGAGGGTCTGATCGGTGGGCAGTATTGGGCACAGACCCGCCCGCTCGGCGATCTGTATTTCGCGTATCCGCCGGGTAGCGAATGGCGCAGCGGGCCGTCGATCAACCTGTCGCGCTCACCCGATGCGCTGCATTGGAAGCCGCACGACAAGCCCGGCATCCGCCCCCATGCTGCCACCGTCGCGACCGCGCGGATGGGTGGCGGCGCGCCTCCGATCTTGACCGATCGTGGCTGGCTGACGCTGTGGCACGGGGTGGAGCCATCGGGCGTGGTCGGGATTTACCGGACGTACTGGTCGATCCTAGACAAGGACGATCCCTCGATCACCGTGGCGACCGAGCATACAGCGCTGCTGGAGCCGAACCCGACGCTGACCGAGCCATTGAAGGACAGCATGTACCTCGACAACGTCGTCTTCACGACGGGCATCGCCGACGCGGGCGACTTCTACGTGGTGGCTAGTGGTGAGGCGGATCTGGCATGCCGGATCACGCATATCGCGAAGGCCGTGTTCGCAGGCTGA